A genomic stretch from Desulfobacterales bacterium includes:
- a CDS encoding cytidylate kinase family protein, with amino-acid sequence MSLITISQSMGSADPDIAKIVANKLNLELFDDQRLRDRAMQLEIKSEDLKGLDEKAPGFFDRFLSSKPESYLEYMESVIYEVAKEGQGVIMGHGSQILLRDFGCALHVLIHASEPYRIEQLGKKQGLGPEVARKLILKSDNEKKGFFKFAFNLNWDDPSLYDLMINSGKLGSEAAASLIIATARLDEIKTCSLTALETMEKLSQERAVRAVLLKHNVNLTLLHLEVPQKGTLALRGFAYSEEDKERVIKLVKSVPGIASVTPEISILEYMDV; translated from the coding sequence ATGTCATTAATAACAATTTCGCAGAGTATGGGAAGTGCCGATCCGGACATTGCCAAAATTGTTGCAAATAAGTTGAATCTGGAACTGTTCGATGATCAACGCTTGCGGGATCGGGCAATGCAGCTGGAGATTAAATCCGAGGATCTTAAGGGTCTGGACGAAAAGGCGCCCGGATTTTTTGACCGTTTCTTAAGTTCCAAGCCGGAGTCTTACCTTGAATATATGGAATCCGTCATATATGAAGTCGCCAAAGAGGGACAGGGCGTTATTATGGGTCACGGCAGCCAGATACTGCTGCGGGATTTCGGGTGTGCCCTGCACGTCCTCATCCATGCGTCGGAACCCTACCGGATTGAGCAGCTGGGGAAAAAACAGGGGCTGGGTCCTGAAGTTGCCCGAAAGCTCATTCTAAAGAGTGATAATGAGAAAAAAGGATTTTTTAAATTTGCATTCAATCTGAACTGGGACGATCCGTCGCTGTACGATTTAATGATAAATTCAGGCAAACTGGGCAGTGAAGCGGCCGCAAGTCTCATCATCGCAACCGCCCGCCTGGATGAAATCAAGACCTGCAGTCTGACTGCGCTGGAAACCATGGAAAAACTGTCACAGGAAAGAGCTGTCCGGGCGGTTCTCTTAAAGCACAACGTCAACCTGACCCTGCTGCACCTGGAAGTACCTCAAAAAGGGACCCTTGCTTTAAGGGGGTTTGCTTACAGCGAAGAGGATAAAGAGCGCGTTATCAAATTGGTTAAATCCGTTCCGGGCATTGCATCAGTTACGCCTGAAATATCGATCCTGGAATATATGGATGTATAA
- the fusA gene encoding elongation factor G encodes MKSEILKVRNIGISAHIDAGKTTLTERILFYTKRIHAIHDVKGKDGIGATMDSMELEKERGITIASAATYCEWREHEINIIDTPGHVDFTIEVERSLRVLDGAVLVLCSVGGVQSQSITVDQQMKRYKVPCIAFINKCDRSGANPSRVINQLREKLGHNAVALQIPIGLEADLRGMVDLVRMKALYFDGENGETVRMEEIPENLLAEAARQREILIDSAAMFSDELTEAALEDSVTDELLIAAIRKATLTREFTPVFLGSAYKNKGVQPLLDAVTDLLPCPADVENMALDMDNQETPVRLVPDIANPVVALAFKLEDGQYGQLTYIRVYQGNLAKGDTIINVRTQKKVKVGRLARMHADQMEEISRIPAGFIGALFGIDCASGDTFVSPGLSLTMTSMYVPMPVISLAIVPEDHKAEINMSKALNRFTKEDPTFKAYVDEETNETIISGMGELHLEVYVERMRREYKAGVTTGAPRVAYRETITQMAEFNYIHKKQTGGSGQYGRVAGYMEPTSEEDFIFESKVTGGSIPTQYIPACEKGFRNCLAKGPKLQFPVTGIKVVINDGASHAVDSSDMAFQAAARGAFLEGYARAKAVIQEPIMKVVVETPTEFQGPVMGSLNQRRGIIVGSQDEGVMCVIETQVPLAEMFGYSTVLRSLTQGKAQFTMEFFNYKTVPVSITEEIIRKAQEEKKNVA; translated from the coding sequence ATGAAAAGTGAGATTTTAAAAGTCAGGAACATCGGAATCAGCGCTCATATCGACGCCGGAAAAACAACCCTTACCGAAAGAATCCTTTTTTACACCAAGCGGATTCATGCCATCCACGACGTGAAGGGCAAAGACGGCATCGGGGCCACCATGGATTCCATGGAACTGGAAAAAGAACGCGGGATTACCATCGCCTCGGCCGCGACATACTGTGAATGGCGCGAACATGAAATCAATATCATCGACACCCCCGGTCATGTCGACTTCACCATCGAGGTCGAACGCTCCCTGCGGGTGTTGGACGGCGCGGTACTGGTGCTCTGTTCGGTGGGGGGCGTACAATCTCAGTCCATTACCGTGGACCAGCAGATGAAGCGCTACAAGGTCCCCTGCATCGCCTTTATCAATAAATGCGACCGCAGCGGCGCCAACCCCTCCCGGGTCATCAACCAGCTCAGGGAAAAACTGGGCCACAACGCCGTTGCCTTGCAGATACCCATCGGCCTTGAAGCCGACCTCCGGGGAATGGTGGACCTGGTCAGAATGAAAGCCCTCTATTTTGACGGCGAAAATGGTGAAACCGTCCGGATGGAAGAAATTCCCGAAAATCTTCTGGCGGAAGCCGCCCGCCAAAGGGAGATACTGATCGATTCCGCCGCCATGTTCTCGGATGAACTGACCGAGGCGGCCCTTGAAGACAGCGTCACCGATGAGCTGCTCATTGCGGCGATTCGAAAGGCGACCCTGACACGGGAATTCACGCCGGTTTTTTTGGGCTCTGCATACAAGAATAAAGGTGTGCAGCCGCTGCTGGACGCTGTCACCGATTTGCTGCCCTGCCCGGCCGATGTTGAAAACATGGCGCTCGATATGGACAACCAGGAAACACCTGTCCGGCTGGTCCCCGACATTGCCAATCCCGTGGTGGCCCTGGCATTCAAGCTTGAAGACGGCCAGTACGGCCAGCTCACGTATATCCGGGTTTACCAGGGCAACCTGGCCAAAGGCGACACCATTATCAACGTCCGCACCCAGAAAAAAGTGAAGGTCGGCCGCCTGGCCCGGATGCATGCCGACCAGATGGAAGAAATCAGCAGGATTCCGGCCGGCTTTATCGGCGCCCTTTTCGGCATCGACTGCGCCTCCGGCGACACCTTCGTGAGTCCCGGCCTCAGTCTCACCATGACATCCATGTATGTCCCCATGCCGGTCATCTCCCTTGCGATTGTCCCTGAAGACCACAAAGCTGAAATCAACATGTCCAAAGCCCTCAACCGGTTTACCAAGGAAGACCCGACCTTCAAGGCCTATGTCGATGAAGAAACCAATGAAACCATCATCTCGGGCATGGGGGAGCTGCACCTGGAGGTTTATGTCGAGCGCATGCGCCGGGAGTACAAGGCAGGGGTCACCACCGGCGCGCCGCGCGTGGCCTATCGTGAAACCATCACCCAGATGGCCGAGTTTAACTATATCCATAAAAAGCAGACCGGCGGCTCCGGTCAGTACGGCCGCGTGGCCGGCTACATGGAGCCCACCAGTGAAGAAGATTTTATCTTTGAAAGCAAGGTAACGGGCGGTTCCATCCCCACCCAGTATATCCCGGCCTGCGAAAAAGGATTCCGCAACTGCCTGGCCAAGGGGCCCAAGCTGCAATTTCCGGTTACCGGCATCAAGGTCGTCATCAACGACGGGGCCTCCCACGCGGTGGACTCGTCCGACATGGCCTTTCAGGCTGCCGCCCGGGGCGCCTTTCTGGAAGGATATGCCAGGGCCAAGGCGGTCATCCAGGAGCCCATCATGAAAGTGGTGGTGGAAACCCCTACGGAATTTCAGGGGCCGGTCATGGGATCACTGAATCAGCGCCGGGGCATCATCGTCGGTTCCCAGGACGAGGGCGTCATGTGCGTGATTGAAACCCAGGTCCCCTTGGCTGAAATGTTCGGCTATTCCACAGTTCTACGGTCGCTGACCCAGGGCAAGGCCCAGTTTACCATGGAATTTTTCAACTATAAAACGGTACCGGTTTCGATAACTGAAGAAATCATCCGAAAAGCCCAAGAAGAAAAAAAGAATGTCGCCTGA